One part of the Novipirellula aureliae genome encodes these proteins:
- a CDS encoding arsenate reductase/protein-tyrosine-phosphatase family protein: protein MLKILDLQTAEDSRDIVHRSVQALVEGQLVGLPTETSYAVAAHALCEPAMERLCALAKSGGGRKGDERSETDDSPGVGDFALSIRSREAAIDYLGDKSTTARRLMHRCWPGPLTIQCECRDPLSAISQLPEFVRNRLICQENRINFRVVDHDVLDQIHRYLSAPLVLFSHSNCNYGEVVATAATLADRYSNDLPLLLDDGPTRYGGRTTVVQVNGNRWKLLREGVIERAAMNQFVKPVIALVCTGNTCRSPMAETIMREQLRKRTGCEDAVRVLSAGVAASAGSGASPHAVAVMGKRGLDLTGHSSRPLDESVMNVADLVLTMTRGHRAAILAAWPEMHDRIFTLRRDGGDISDPVGMDIEVYRACADQIEEELGKWLDSLDDDFFPKNENEPNNKTNPDRES, encoded by the coding sequence ATGCTGAAAATCCTAGACCTACAAACGGCAGAGGATTCGCGAGATATTGTGCATCGTAGCGTCCAGGCATTGGTCGAGGGCCAACTCGTCGGTTTGCCGACGGAAACCAGCTATGCCGTCGCTGCCCATGCACTTTGCGAGCCAGCAATGGAGCGATTGTGTGCGCTTGCCAAGAGCGGCGGGGGGCGGAAGGGGGACGAGCGTAGTGAAACAGACGACAGCCCCGGGGTGGGTGATTTTGCCCTGTCGATCCGAAGCCGTGAAGCGGCCATCGATTATTTGGGGGACAAATCGACGACCGCTCGGCGGCTCATGCACCGCTGCTGGCCAGGCCCGCTGACGATTCAGTGCGAGTGCCGAGACCCATTGTCGGCGATATCCCAATTGCCTGAATTCGTTAGAAACCGACTAATTTGCCAAGAAAACCGCATCAATTTTCGCGTTGTCGACCATGACGTTTTGGACCAAATCCACCGTTATCTGTCTGCACCGCTTGTCCTTTTCAGCCATTCGAACTGTAATTACGGCGAAGTCGTTGCGACCGCGGCAACGTTAGCAGATCGCTATAGCAACGATTTGCCTCTGCTGCTCGATGACGGGCCCACTCGTTATGGTGGCAGGACCACCGTGGTCCAGGTCAACGGCAATCGCTGGAAACTACTCCGTGAGGGCGTTATTGAACGTGCTGCTATGAATCAATTTGTCAAACCCGTGATTGCGTTAGTGTGTACGGGAAACACGTGCCGCAGCCCGATGGCGGAAACCATCATGCGCGAGCAGCTTCGAAAGCGAACCGGGTGCGAAGACGCCGTCCGCGTCCTCTCAGCCGGTGTCGCTGCCTCGGCTGGATCGGGGGCCAGTCCTCATGCGGTCGCGGTCATGGGCAAACGGGGGCTCGATTTGACCGGTCACAGCAGTCGTCCACTCGACGAATCGGTCATGAATGTCGCCGATCTTGTCCTCACGATGACACGTGGCCATCGGGCCGCCATTTTAGCAGCATGGCCTGAGATGCATGATCGTATCTTTACACTTCGCCGTGATGGCGGTGACATCTCGGACCCCGTCGGCATGGATATTGAAGTCTACCGAGCCTGTGCCGATCAAATCGAAGAAGAACTTGGAAAATGGCTCGATTCCCTTGATGACGACTTTTTTCCAAAAAACGAAAACGAACCGAACAACAAGACTAACCCGGACCGCGAATCATGA
- the rpiB gene encoding ribose 5-phosphate isomerase B, which produces MLKVSIASDHRGVHIKARLIQSLQAAGYTVHDEGTESDSTVDYPDFAKKVASKVSLGEVDRGILICGTGIGMSITANKYSGVRAASCSGEVMVEMSRRHNDVNVLCLPGDMIGDRPIDDLVLLWLRTEFEGGRHAKRVSKISEIEKANLRGDSLKNESTNPSGT; this is translated from the coding sequence ATGTTAAAAGTGTCCATTGCAAGCGATCACCGTGGTGTTCACATCAAGGCTCGGCTCATTCAATCGCTCCAAGCGGCTGGCTATACCGTTCATGACGAAGGAACCGAGAGTGATTCGACCGTCGACTATCCTGACTTCGCCAAAAAAGTAGCGAGCAAAGTCAGTTTAGGGGAGGTCGATCGCGGGATCCTGATTTGTGGAACGGGAATCGGTATGTCGATCACGGCGAACAAGTACTCAGGCGTGCGCGCAGCATCCTGTTCTGGCGAAGTGATGGTCGAAATGAGCCGTCGGCATAACGACGTCAACGTCCTCTGCCTACCAGGTGATATGATTGGCGACCGACCGATCGATGATTTGGTTTTGCTTTGGTTGCGAACGGAATTTGAAGGTGGCAGGCACGCGAAACGGGTCAGCAAAATCAGTGAAATCGAAAAGGCGAATCTACGCGGTGACTCGCTGAAAAACGAATCAACGAACCCATCGGGAACCTAG
- a CDS encoding DNA polymerase III subunit encodes MAWSTLIGHSGIEKWFSVSIGKGRIGGSFLFVGQNGIGKRTAANLLAQTLLCQRSEPAEMSPCGVCESCVQVAAGTHLDVTRVGKPSDKTMIPLELLIGPPEARMQEGFCRDVRMRPMSGRRRIGIIEDADYLNEEGANCLLKTLEEPPLGAVIILIGTSEQRQLPTIRSRCQVIRFQSLSGEHAVKLMRDVHHVEAAEEKIIEATEIAGGDMHVALHLLGGQADQFREALSALFAAPQPDPVRIVRVINSHIDQAGKEPSKRRAAMRDVFSFAVQYYRQQLRRDASERLSANRSLNRLDRSIRALRETDRSANQASLVECYSADIAAAITGDRGEIG; translated from the coding sequence ATGGCTTGGTCCACTCTCATCGGTCACTCTGGAATTGAAAAATGGTTCTCGGTTTCCATCGGTAAAGGACGTATCGGCGGCAGTTTTCTATTTGTCGGTCAAAACGGTATCGGCAAACGAACAGCCGCCAACCTGCTCGCCCAAACACTGTTGTGCCAACGTAGCGAGCCAGCCGAGATGTCGCCTTGTGGGGTTTGTGAATCGTGCGTCCAAGTTGCGGCTGGGACGCATCTCGACGTTACCCGCGTTGGCAAACCGAGTGACAAGACGATGATTCCACTCGAACTTCTCATCGGCCCCCCTGAAGCACGGATGCAGGAAGGTTTTTGCCGCGACGTTCGGATGCGGCCGATGAGCGGTCGAAGACGCATTGGAATCATTGAAGACGCCGACTATCTCAACGAAGAAGGGGCGAATTGCCTACTAAAAACGCTCGAAGAACCGCCTCTCGGTGCGGTCATTATCTTGATTGGAACGAGCGAGCAGCGACAATTGCCGACGATTCGTTCACGGTGCCAAGTGATCCGGTTTCAATCCCTATCCGGCGAGCATGCCGTCAAACTAATGCGCGACGTCCACCATGTTGAGGCTGCCGAGGAAAAGATCATCGAAGCCACCGAAATCGCTGGCGGTGATATGCACGTCGCATTACACCTCTTGGGTGGACAAGCGGATCAATTTCGCGAGGCATTGTCGGCGTTGTTTGCGGCACCACAGCCCGACCCTGTCCGCATCGTCCGAGTGATCAATTCCCATATCGATCAAGCGGGGAAAGAACCTTCGAAACGTCGCGCTGCGATGCGAGACGTTTTTTCGTTTGCGGTCCAGTACTATCGTCAACAATTGCGGCGAGATGCAAGCGAACGGCTTTCAGCCAACCGATCACTCAACCGACTCGATCGATCGATACGCGCGCTTCGCGAAACCGATCGCAGCGCAAACCAAGCTAGTTTGGTGGAGTGTTACAGCGCCGACATCGCCGCCGCGATCACAGGCGACCGCGGCGAAATCGGCTAA
- a CDS encoding AAA family ATPase → MSLEEIQLAQQKTGALTDALAEVIRGNRECIEVLVLSLLSNGSVLMQDVPGVGKTTLAKAVARAIDVDFHRVQFTPDLLPADILGSSIYNPKEGSFDFRPGPVFCHVLLADEINRASPRTQSALLEAMSEMQATIEGTQHDLPSPFLVLATQNPVEFHGTYPLPEAQLDRFLVQLELGYPDAETEVEILHAQAISHPLDRMQPVLTKDDVVRFQDLVRNIRVDRIVSHYIVDLVRQTRHDPRLKLGVSPRGSLMLFRASQASALANGRDFVLPDDVQRLAPYVLPHRLIMNPKAKYGGVLAKDIVTEILQATTVPS, encoded by the coding sequence ATGAGCCTCGAAGAAATCCAACTCGCACAGCAGAAAACCGGCGCCCTTACCGACGCTTTAGCGGAGGTCATCCGTGGCAATCGCGAGTGCATCGAGGTACTGGTTCTATCGCTCTTGTCGAACGGATCGGTGCTCATGCAAGACGTACCCGGTGTGGGCAAAACGACGCTGGCAAAAGCGGTCGCTCGAGCCATTGACGTCGACTTTCATCGTGTCCAATTCACGCCCGATTTATTACCAGCCGATATCCTCGGCTCGTCGATCTACAATCCAAAGGAAGGCTCGTTCGACTTCCGACCTGGTCCCGTGTTCTGCCATGTCTTGTTGGCTGACGAAATCAATCGCGCGTCACCACGAACGCAATCGGCATTGCTGGAGGCAATGAGTGAAATGCAGGCGACGATCGAGGGAACGCAGCACGACCTGCCATCACCCTTTCTTGTTTTGGCGACCCAGAATCCAGTCGAATTCCATGGGACGTACCCGCTGCCCGAAGCACAACTCGATCGTTTTTTAGTGCAACTTGAATTGGGCTATCCCGACGCAGAAACCGAAGTTGAGATTCTTCACGCTCAAGCGATTTCACACCCTCTCGACCGCATGCAGCCAGTCTTGACCAAGGATGACGTGGTCCGTTTTCAAGACTTGGTCCGAAATATCCGTGTCGATAGAATTGTCTCGCACTATATCGTCGATCTTGTCCGACAAACTCGACACGACCCGCGGTTGAAACTGGGCGTTAGCCCTCGAGGATCTCTGATGCTGTTTCGTGCAAGCCAAGCATCGGCGTTGGCCAACGGACGCGACTTTGTTCTGCCGGACGATGTTCAGCGGTTGGCTCCTTACGTTTTACCACACCGCTTGATCATGAACCCCAAGGCAAAGTACGGGGGTGTGTTAGCGAAGGATATCGTGACTGAAATCCTCCAGGCCACGACGGTTCCATCATGA